One window from the genome of Pseudonocardia hierapolitana encodes:
- the gltB gene encoding glutamate synthase large subunit: MAAIPAGTSSGLYDPEFEHDACGVAFVADLAGRRDHGIVRKALTALLRMEHRGARGAEINTGDGAGILIQVPDEFFRAVVDFSLPAEGAYAVGTAFLPADGADADVAVAEIEKIAAEEGLEVLGWRELPTDPDAADLGPMAREAMPSFRQLFVAGRDGESGIELERRTFCLRKRAEHATGVYFPSLSPRTIVYKGMLAEPQVEAFYPDLSDDRVTSALAVVHSRFSTNTFPAWPLAHPYRYVAHNGEINTLRGNRNWMASREALLESDLIPGDLARLSPIVTPDASDSATFDEVLELLHLGGRSLPHAVLMMIPEAWENHDEMDPARRAFYEFHSTLMEPWDGPALVAFTDGTQIGAVLDRNGLRPARYWITEDGTVVLASEVGVLDVEPSAVVRKGRLEPGRMFLVDTAQGRILDDAEIKGALAAEHPYAEWLHAGLIHLDELPTREREIYDHSAITHRQQSFGYTEEELNILLKPMAAGGAEPIGSMGNDAPLAPFSSRPRQLFDYFTQLFAQVTNPPLDAIREELVTSLQSLLGPEQNLLDATPANCRTVVVPFPVLGNDDLAKIIHINDDGELPGFACVTAKGVFKAADGGAGLERRLKEICTEVSEAIEDGARLIVLSNRGVTKDFAPIPSLLLTGAVHHHLVREKTRSRVGLIVEAGDAREVHHIALLLGYGAAAVNPYLAMATVEDLAARGDIPGVTPEQAAHNLVKALGKGVRKTMSKIGVSTVASYTGAQIFEAIGLGPDVIDSCFAGTTSRLGGVGFDELAEEVLIQHRRAFPSDEVRPNHRTLPVGGEYQWRREGELHLFNPQTVFKLQHSTRQGRYEIFKEYTRAVDDQAGKLMTLRGLFRFKEGVRPPVPIDEVESVDEIVKRFATGAISYGSISKEMHETLAIAMNRLGGKSNTGEGGEDAERYVIEANGDSRRSAIKQVASGRFGVTSEYLVNADDLQIKISQGAKPGEGGQLPGAKVYPWIAKTRFSTPGVGLISPPPHHDIYSIEDIKQLIHDLKNANPRARIHVKLVSQVGVGTVAAGVAKAYSDVVLISGHDGGTGASPLSSIKHAGGPWELGLAETQQTLLRNGLRDRIVVQADGQLKTGRDVVIAALLGAEEFGFATAPLVVSGCIMMRVCHLDTCPVGVATQNPELRKRFDGRPEYVVNFMRFVAQEVREYLAALGFRSIAEAVGHAEILDTDDAVRHWKTEGLDLSPIFHMPQLRPGTARHQTKQQDHGLEKALDNTLIQLSEGALASGDKVHLDLPVRNVNRTVGTMLGYELTRRWGGEGLPDDTIDVTLTGSAGQSFGAFVPKGITLRLVGDSNDYFGKGLSGGRLTLRPDPSAPFAAEENVIAGNVIGYGATSGEMFIRGVVGERFCVRNSGALAVVEGVGDHGCEYMTGGRVVVLGKIGRNFAAGMSGGIAYLLDLPRHRVNGEMVDIDPLDDDDRAFLRDTVERHHAETDSAVAWALLTHWDDAVERFGKVMPKDYKRVLRARAAAERDGRDVNEAIMEAAHG; encoded by the coding sequence TTGGCTGCGATCCCAGCGGGTACCTCGTCCGGGCTCTACGACCCGGAGTTCGAGCACGACGCCTGCGGCGTCGCCTTCGTCGCCGATCTCGCCGGTCGCCGCGACCACGGCATCGTCCGCAAGGCGCTCACGGCGCTGCTGCGGATGGAACATCGCGGCGCGCGGGGCGCGGAGATCAACACCGGGGACGGCGCGGGCATCCTGATCCAGGTGCCCGACGAGTTCTTCCGGGCCGTCGTGGACTTCTCGCTGCCCGCCGAGGGCGCCTATGCCGTCGGCACCGCGTTCCTGCCCGCTGACGGGGCCGATGCGGACGTCGCCGTGGCCGAGATCGAGAAAATCGCCGCCGAGGAAGGCCTCGAGGTGCTGGGCTGGCGCGAGCTGCCCACCGACCCCGACGCCGCCGACCTGGGCCCCATGGCGCGGGAGGCCATGCCGAGCTTCCGGCAGCTGTTCGTCGCCGGGCGTGACGGCGAGTCGGGCATCGAGCTCGAGCGCCGCACGTTCTGCCTCCGCAAGCGGGCCGAGCACGCCACGGGCGTCTACTTCCCGAGCCTGTCCCCGCGCACGATCGTCTACAAGGGCATGCTCGCCGAGCCGCAGGTCGAGGCCTTCTACCCCGACCTGTCCGACGACCGCGTCACCAGCGCGCTCGCCGTGGTGCACTCCCGGTTCTCCACCAACACGTTCCCCGCGTGGCCGCTCGCGCACCCGTACCGGTACGTCGCCCACAACGGCGAGATCAACACGCTGCGCGGCAACCGCAACTGGATGGCCTCGCGCGAGGCGCTGCTGGAGTCCGACCTCATCCCCGGTGACCTCGCGCGCCTGTCCCCCATCGTCACGCCGGACGCGAGCGACTCCGCCACGTTCGACGAGGTCCTGGAACTGCTGCACCTGGGCGGGCGGAGCCTGCCGCACGCCGTCCTGATGATGATCCCGGAGGCGTGGGAGAACCACGACGAGATGGACCCGGCCCGCCGGGCCTTCTACGAGTTCCACTCCACCCTCATGGAGCCGTGGGACGGGCCCGCGCTCGTCGCGTTCACCGACGGCACCCAGATCGGCGCGGTGCTCGACCGCAACGGCCTGCGCCCCGCCCGCTACTGGATCACCGAGGACGGCACGGTCGTCCTCGCCTCCGAGGTGGGTGTGCTGGACGTCGAGCCGTCGGCCGTGGTGCGCAAGGGCCGCCTCGAACCGGGCCGAATGTTCCTCGTCGACACCGCGCAGGGCCGCATCCTCGACGACGCCGAGATCAAGGGCGCGCTCGCGGCCGAGCACCCGTACGCCGAGTGGCTGCACGCCGGCCTGATCCACCTCGACGAGCTGCCGACGCGCGAGCGCGAGATCTACGACCACTCCGCGATCACCCACCGGCAGCAGTCGTTCGGCTACACCGAGGAGGAGCTCAACATCCTCCTCAAGCCGATGGCGGCCGGCGGCGCCGAGCCGATCGGCTCGATGGGCAACGACGCGCCGCTCGCCCCGTTCTCGTCGCGCCCCCGGCAGCTGTTCGACTACTTCACCCAGCTGTTCGCGCAGGTCACCAACCCGCCGCTGGACGCGATCCGCGAGGAGCTGGTCACCTCGCTGCAGAGCCTGCTCGGTCCCGAGCAGAACCTGCTCGACGCCACACCGGCGAACTGTCGGACCGTCGTCGTGCCGTTCCCCGTGCTCGGCAACGACGACCTCGCCAAGATCATCCACATCAACGACGACGGCGAGCTGCCCGGCTTCGCCTGCGTCACGGCCAAGGGCGTGTTCAAGGCCGCCGACGGCGGCGCGGGCCTCGAGCGACGGCTCAAGGAGATCTGCACCGAGGTCTCCGAGGCCATCGAGGACGGCGCGCGGCTGATCGTGCTGTCCAACCGCGGCGTCACGAAGGACTTCGCGCCGATCCCGTCGCTGCTGCTCACCGGTGCCGTGCACCACCACCTGGTGCGGGAGAAGACCCGCAGCCGCGTGGGGCTCATCGTCGAGGCGGGCGACGCGCGCGAGGTGCACCACATCGCGCTGCTGCTCGGCTACGGCGCCGCCGCCGTCAACCCGTACCTCGCGATGGCCACCGTCGAGGACCTCGCCGCGCGCGGCGACATCCCCGGCGTCACGCCGGAGCAGGCGGCGCACAACCTGGTGAAGGCGCTGGGCAAGGGCGTCCGCAAGACGATGTCGAAGATCGGCGTCTCGACGGTCGCCTCCTACACCGGTGCGCAGATCTTCGAGGCGATCGGGCTCGGCCCCGACGTCATCGACTCCTGCTTCGCGGGCACCACGTCACGCCTGGGCGGTGTCGGGTTCGACGAGCTCGCCGAGGAGGTGCTGATCCAGCACCGCCGCGCGTTCCCGTCCGACGAGGTGCGCCCCAACCACCGGACCCTCCCGGTGGGCGGCGAGTACCAGTGGCGCCGCGAGGGTGAGCTGCACCTGTTCAACCCGCAGACGGTGTTCAAGCTGCAGCACTCCACCCGCCAGGGCCGCTACGAGATCTTCAAGGAGTACACCCGCGCCGTCGACGACCAGGCGGGCAAGCTCATGACGCTGCGCGGCCTGTTCCGGTTCAAGGAGGGCGTGCGGCCGCCCGTGCCGATCGACGAGGTCGAATCGGTCGACGAGATCGTCAAGCGGTTCGCCACCGGCGCGATCTCCTACGGCTCGATCTCGAAGGAGATGCACGAGACCCTCGCCATCGCGATGAACCGCCTCGGCGGCAAGTCCAACACCGGCGAGGGCGGCGAGGACGCCGAGCGCTACGTCATCGAGGCCAACGGCGACTCCCGGCGCAGTGCGATCAAGCAGGTGGCGTCCGGCCGTTTCGGCGTCACCAGCGAGTACCTGGTCAACGCCGACGACCTGCAGATCAAGATCTCGCAGGGAGCCAAGCCGGGCGAGGGCGGGCAGCTGCCCGGCGCGAAGGTCTACCCGTGGATCGCGAAGACCCGGTTCTCCACCCCGGGTGTCGGGCTGATCTCACCGCCCCCGCACCACGACATCTACTCGATCGAGGACATCAAGCAGCTCATCCACGACCTCAAGAACGCCAACCCGCGCGCCCGCATCCACGTGAAGCTGGTGAGCCAGGTCGGCGTCGGCACGGTCGCGGCGGGCGTCGCGAAGGCCTACTCCGACGTCGTGCTCATCTCCGGCCACGACGGCGGCACCGGCGCATCGCCGCTGTCGTCGATCAAGCACGCGGGTGGGCCGTGGGAGCTCGGGCTCGCGGAGACCCAGCAGACGCTGCTGCGCAACGGTCTGCGCGACCGGATCGTCGTGCAGGCCGACGGGCAGCTCAAGACCGGCCGCGACGTCGTCATCGCGGCGCTGCTCGGGGCCGAGGAGTTCGGCTTCGCCACCGCGCCGCTGGTGGTGTCGGGCTGCATCATGATGCGGGTCTGCCACCTCGACACCTGCCCGGTCGGCGTGGCCACGCAGAACCCGGAGCTGCGCAAGCGGTTCGACGGGCGGCCGGAGTACGTCGTCAACTTCATGCGCTTCGTCGCGCAGGAGGTGCGCGAGTACCTCGCGGCGCTCGGCTTCCGCTCGATCGCCGAGGCCGTCGGGCACGCCGAGATCCTCGACACCGACGACGCCGTGCGCCACTGGAAGACCGAGGGGCTCGACCTCTCCCCGATCTTCCACATGCCGCAGCTGCGGCCGGGCACCGCGCGCCACCAGACCAAGCAGCAGGACCACGGCCTGGAGAAGGCCCTCGACAACACGCTGATCCAGCTGTCCGAGGGGGCGCTCGCGTCCGGCGACAAGGTGCACCTCGACCTCCCGGTGCGCAACGTCAACCGCACCGTCGGCACGATGCTCGGCTACGAGCTCACCCGGCGCTGGGGCGGCGAGGGCCTTCCCGACGACACGATCGACGTCACGCTCACCGGCTCGGCAGGCCAGAGCTTCGGCGCGTTCGTGCCCAAGGGCATCACCCTCCGCCTGGTCGGCGACAGCAACGACTACTTCGGCAAGGGCCTGTCGGGCGGCCGGCTCACGCTGCGCCCCGACCCGTCGGCCCCGTTCGCGGCCGAGGAGAACGTCATCGCGGGCAACGTCATCGGCTACGGCGCCACCTCGGGTGAGATGTTCATCCGCGGCGTCGTCGGCGAGCGGTTCTGCGTGCGCAACTCGGGCGCGCTCGCCGTCGTCGAGGGCGTGGGCGACCACGGCTGCGAGTACATGACGGGCGGCCGCGTGGTCGTGCTCGGCAAGATCGGGCGCAACTTCGCGGCGGGCATGTCGGGTGGCATCGCATACCTCCTCGACCTGCCCCGGCACCGGGTGAACGGCGAGATGGTCGACATCGACCCGCTCGACGACGACGACCGCGCCTTCCTGCGCGACACCGTCGAACGCCACCACGCCGAGACCGACTCTGCGGTCGCGTGGGCCCTGCTGACCCACTGGGACGACGCCGTCGAGCGGTTCGGCAAGGTCATGCCCAAGGACTACAAGCGGGTGCTGCGCGCCCGCGCCGCGGCCGAGCGCGACGGCCGTGATGTGAACGAGGCAATCATGGAGGCCGCGCATGGCTGA
- a CDS encoding glutamate synthase subunit beta gives MADPKGFLKVPRETPTRRPVPLRLMDWREVYEEFPDDKLERQASRCMDCGIPFCHQGCPLGNLIPEWNNLVYRHDWREAIERLHATNNFPEFTGTLCPAPCEAACVLAINSDAVTIKQVELQIIDHAFEEGWVAPQPPTTKTGKKVAVVGSGPAGLAAAQQLTRVGHDVVVFERADRIGGLMRYGIPEFKMEKNRLDRRLSQMEAEGTQFRASVDVGTDVTADQLRAEYDAVVLAGGATAWRDLPAKGREVEGVYQAMEYLPWANHVQQGDIDAPPITAEGKHVVIIGGGDTGADCLGTAHRQGAASVTQLEIMPTPPEKRTEGMPWPTYPMVYRVSSAHEEGGERLFSVNTTEFVADSDGKLRALRIVEVRRDESGRFVAIEGTEKELPAQLVLLAMGFVGPEKGRLLADLGVELDQRGNVARDDNFMTSVDGVFSAGDMGRGQSLIVWAIAEGRAAAAGVDGYLTGRNVLPRPIAPTDRPIT, from the coding sequence ATGGCTGACCCGAAGGGTTTCCTGAAGGTCCCCCGCGAGACCCCGACCCGTCGTCCCGTGCCGCTGCGGCTGATGGACTGGCGGGAGGTCTACGAGGAGTTCCCGGACGACAAGCTCGAACGGCAGGCGAGCCGCTGCATGGACTGCGGCATCCCGTTCTGCCACCAGGGCTGCCCGCTCGGGAACCTCATCCCGGAGTGGAACAACCTCGTCTACCGCCACGACTGGCGTGAGGCGATCGAGCGGCTGCACGCCACCAACAACTTCCCGGAGTTCACCGGGACGCTGTGCCCCGCCCCGTGCGAGGCGGCGTGCGTGCTGGCGATCAACAGCGACGCGGTCACGATCAAGCAGGTCGAGCTGCAGATCATCGACCACGCGTTCGAGGAGGGCTGGGTCGCGCCGCAGCCCCCGACGACGAAGACCGGCAAGAAGGTGGCCGTCGTCGGGTCGGGCCCGGCCGGGCTCGCCGCCGCGCAGCAGCTCACCCGCGTCGGGCACGACGTCGTGGTGTTCGAGCGGGCCGACCGCATCGGCGGTCTGATGCGCTACGGCATCCCCGAGTTCAAGATGGAGAAGAACCGGCTCGACCGGCGGCTGTCGCAGATGGAGGCGGAGGGCACGCAGTTCCGCGCGTCCGTCGACGTCGGCACCGACGTCACGGCCGACCAGCTGCGTGCCGAGTACGACGCCGTGGTGCTCGCGGGCGGGGCCACCGCGTGGCGCGACCTGCCCGCGAAGGGCCGCGAGGTCGAGGGCGTCTACCAGGCGATGGAGTACCTGCCGTGGGCCAACCACGTGCAGCAGGGCGACATCGACGCCCCGCCGATCACGGCGGAGGGCAAGCACGTGGTGATCATCGGCGGCGGGGACACCGGCGCCGACTGCCTGGGCACCGCCCACCGGCAGGGCGCGGCGTCGGTCACCCAGCTGGAGATCATGCCCACGCCGCCGGAGAAGCGCACGGAAGGCATGCCGTGGCCGACCTACCCGATGGTCTACCGGGTGTCGTCGGCCCACGAGGAGGGCGGCGAGCGGCTCTTCTCGGTGAACACCACCGAGTTCGTCGCCGACTCCGACGGCAAGCTCCGGGCGCTGCGGATCGTCGAGGTGAGGCGCGACGAGAGCGGCCGCTTCGTGGCGATCGAGGGCACGGAGAAGGAGCTGCCCGCCCAGCTCGTGCTGCTCGCCATGGGCTTCGTCGGCCCCGAGAAGGGCAGGCTGCTCGCCGACCTCGGCGTGGAGCTGGACCAGCGCGGCAACGTCGCTCGCGACGACAACTTCATGACCAGCGTCGACGGCGTTTTCTCGGCGGGTGACATGGGCCGGGGCCAGAGCCTGATCGTCTGGGCCATCGCCGAGGGCCGCGCAGCGGCCGCAGGCGTGGACGGCTACCTGACGGGCCGCAACGTCCTCCCGAGGCCGATCGCGCCCACAGACCGCCCGATCACCTGA
- a CDS encoding DedA family protein yields the protein MDVALLLHSAWLLPVLALLVALDGPFPVVPSEPLLMTASAVAIGAHDVQMALGLLAAAFTGSVAGDHLLFALGRTSRRLARPGGGGIAGWVQRNIARRPAVTIVGARFVPAGRLVSATAAGRYGLSPRRFLPCSLASSALWACYMMVVGLLLGPLTGGDPLRGLAAGIAMGALTAGAFALAERLRTRRGSTSGNEPAEGGSPGLAAAAGR from the coding sequence ATGGACGTCGCACTGCTGCTTCACAGCGCATGGCTGCTGCCGGTGCTGGCGCTGCTCGTGGCCCTGGACGGACCGTTCCCGGTGGTGCCGAGCGAGCCGCTGCTGATGACGGCGTCCGCCGTCGCGATCGGCGCACACGACGTGCAGATGGCGCTGGGGCTGCTCGCCGCGGCGTTCACGGGATCGGTGGCGGGTGACCACCTGCTCTTCGCGCTCGGACGAACGTCGCGCCGTCTCGCCCGCCCGGGCGGCGGCGGCATCGCGGGCTGGGTGCAGCGCAACATCGCACGCCGGCCGGCCGTCACGATCGTCGGTGCGCGGTTCGTGCCCGCCGGGCGGCTGGTCAGCGCCACGGCCGCCGGGCGGTACGGCCTGTCGCCGCGCCGGTTCCTGCCCTGCTCGCTCGCCAGCTCGGCGCTGTGGGCCTGCTACATGATGGTCGTCGGGCTGCTGCTGGGCCCGCTCACCGGCGGCGACCCACTGCGCGGCCTGGCGGCCGGCATCGCCATGGGCGCCCTGACGGCCGGTGCCTTCGCGCTCGCGGAGCGGCTGCGCACCCGGCGCGGGTCGACGTCGGGGAACGAGCCGGCGGAGGGTGGTTCCCCCGGTCTCGCTGCGGCCGCCGGCCGCTGA
- the chvE gene encoding multiple monosaccharide ABC transporter substrate-binding protein, producing the protein MALVLAACAGGGAGGGGGAGGGAAQQQQPADLLVGVAMPTQESERWIDDGDNVKKQLEAAGYQVSLQFANNDIPTQSQQIDQMITQGADALIIAAIDGTALSSQLQTAKSQNIPVISYDRLIRNSPDVDFYVTFDNFQVGVAQGEALLTGLGIKNADGSPGSATGPFNIELFAGSLDDNNAFFFFNGAMSVLQPLIDNGTLVVKSGQTAIEQIAIQRWLQETAQKRMEDVLTAAYNDGSKLNGVLSPYDGISRGIITALQNAGYGPTLSGGANPLPVVTGQDAEVASVKLINDGVQSSTIFKDTRLLAEQGVIAAKAYLSGSQPQANDTTTYDNGVKVVPSYLLPVETVFKDNIQSSLVDSGYLTAQEVASGQSG; encoded by the coding sequence ATGGCGCTCGTGCTCGCGGCCTGTGCCGGCGGAGGCGCCGGTGGGGGCGGGGGCGCCGGTGGAGGCGCCGCGCAGCAGCAGCAGCCCGCAGACCTGCTCGTCGGGGTGGCCATGCCCACCCAGGAGTCCGAGCGGTGGATCGACGACGGCGACAACGTCAAGAAGCAGCTCGAGGCGGCCGGGTACCAGGTCAGCCTCCAGTTCGCGAACAACGACATCCCGACGCAGTCGCAGCAGATCGACCAGATGATCACCCAGGGCGCGGACGCGCTGATCATCGCCGCGATCGACGGCACCGCACTCTCCAGCCAGCTGCAGACCGCGAAGTCCCAGAACATCCCGGTCATCTCCTACGACCGGCTCATCCGCAACAGCCCCGACGTCGACTTCTACGTCACGTTCGACAACTTCCAGGTGGGCGTCGCCCAGGGCGAGGCCCTGCTGACGGGGCTGGGCATCAAGAACGCGGACGGCTCGCCGGGCTCGGCCACGGGACCGTTCAACATCGAGCTGTTCGCCGGCTCGCTCGACGACAACAACGCGTTCTTCTTCTTCAACGGCGCGATGTCGGTCCTCCAGCCGCTGATCGACAACGGCACGCTCGTCGTCAAGAGCGGCCAGACGGCCATCGAGCAGATCGCGATCCAGCGCTGGCTGCAGGAGACCGCCCAGAAGCGCATGGAGGACGTGCTGACCGCCGCCTACAACGACGGCAGCAAGCTCAACGGCGTCCTCTCGCCCTACGACGGGATCTCCCGCGGCATCATCACCGCGCTGCAGAACGCCGGCTACGGCCCGACGCTCAGCGGCGGCGCGAACCCGCTGCCGGTGGTCACCGGACAGGACGCCGAGGTCGCGTCGGTCAAGCTGATCAACGACGGCGTGCAGAGCTCGACGATCTTCAAGGACACCCGCTTGCTGGCCGAGCAGGGCGTCATCGCCGCCAAGGCCTACCTCTCCGGCAGCCAGCCGCAGGCCAACGACACCACGACGTACGACAACGGCGTCAAGGTCGTCCCGTCCTACCTGCTGCCGGTCGAGACGGTGTTCAAGGACAACATCCAGTCCTCGCTCGTCGACTCCGGCTACCTGACGGCCCAGGAGGTCGCCAGCGGCCAGTCGGGCTGA
- the mmsA gene encoding multiple monosaccharide ABC transporter ATP-binding protein, translating into MDDYILEMRGITKTFPGVKALSDVNFAVRRGEIHAICGENGAGKSTLMKVLSGVHPAGDYEGEIVYDGQPVRFAGIRDSEHVGIVIIHQELALVPYLSIAENIFLGNERRGRSGLIDWNRANADAARLLAEVGLTENAVTPVGQLGVGKQQLVEIAKALSKDVRLLILDEPTAALNDNDSAHLLGLLRALKERGITSIMISHKLNEIVSIADRTTVIRDGRTVETMDMSDPDATQDRIIRGMVGRDLESFYPDRESNPGEEVLRVEDWTVWHPTQERTVVEGASFTARAGEVVGIAGLMGAGRTELAMSIFGRSYGRNISGKIFMHGKEVRTRSVAEAIENGIAYATEDRKRYGLNLIEDIRRNVSAAALGKLSSRGWVNGNEEIKVAEESRRNLNIKAPSVMSVVGKLSGGNQQKVVLSKWLFTDPEVLILDEPTRGIDVGAKYEIYLIINRLVAAGKAVVVISSELNELLGICDRIYTLSAGRITGEVPVREATQENLMALMTKERESAA; encoded by the coding sequence ATGGACGACTACATCCTGGAGATGCGCGGCATCACCAAGACCTTCCCCGGCGTCAAGGCACTGTCGGACGTGAACTTCGCCGTGCGGCGCGGCGAGATCCACGCGATCTGCGGCGAGAACGGCGCCGGCAAGTCGACGCTGATGAAGGTCCTCTCCGGCGTCCACCCGGCCGGCGACTACGAGGGCGAGATCGTCTACGACGGCCAGCCCGTCCGGTTCGCCGGCATCCGGGACAGCGAGCACGTCGGCATCGTGATCATCCACCAGGAGCTCGCCCTGGTCCCGTACCTCTCGATCGCCGAGAACATCTTCTTGGGCAACGAGCGCAGGGGCCGCAGCGGTCTCATCGACTGGAACAGGGCGAACGCCGACGCCGCCCGACTCCTCGCCGAGGTCGGCCTCACCGAGAACGCCGTCACACCGGTCGGCCAGCTCGGGGTCGGCAAGCAGCAGCTCGTGGAGATCGCCAAAGCCCTGTCGAAGGACGTGCGCCTGCTGATCCTCGACGAGCCGACCGCCGCGCTGAACGACAACGACTCGGCCCACCTGCTCGGCCTGCTGCGCGCCCTCAAGGAGCGCGGCATCACCTCGATCATGATCTCGCACAAGCTGAACGAGATCGTCAGCATCGCCGACCGCACCACCGTCATCCGCGACGGCCGCACGGTCGAGACCATGGACATGAGCGACCCGGACGCCACGCAGGACCGGATCATCCGCGGCATGGTCGGCCGCGATCTCGAGAGCTTCTACCCCGACCGGGAGTCGAATCCCGGCGAGGAGGTGCTTCGCGTCGAGGACTGGACGGTCTGGCACCCCACGCAGGAGCGCACGGTCGTCGAGGGAGCCAGCTTCACGGCGCGGGCGGGTGAGGTCGTCGGGATCGCCGGGCTCATGGGCGCCGGCCGCACCGAGCTCGCGATGAGCATCTTCGGGCGGTCGTACGGGCGCAACATCTCCGGCAAGATCTTCATGCACGGCAAGGAAGTGCGCACGCGCTCCGTCGCCGAGGCGATCGAGAACGGCATTGCCTACGCCACCGAGGACCGCAAGCGCTACGGCCTCAACCTCATCGAGGACATCCGGCGCAACGTCTCGGCCGCGGCGCTCGGCAAGCTCTCCTCGCGCGGCTGGGTCAACGGCAACGAGGAGATCAAGGTCGCCGAGGAGAGCCGCCGCAACCTCAACATCAAGGCGCCCAGCGTCATGAGCGTCGTGGGCAAGCTCTCCGGCGGCAACCAGCAGAAGGTCGTGCTGTCGAAGTGGCTGTTCACCGACCCCGAGGTGCTGATCCTCGACGAGCCGACCCGTGGTATCGACGTCGGCGCAAAGTACGAGATCTATCTGATCATCAACCGGCTCGTCGCTGCGGGAAAGGCCGTGGTCGTGATCTCGTCCGAGCTGAACGAGCTGCTCGGCATCTGCGACCGCATCTACACCCTGTCCGCGGGCCGGATCACCGGTGAGGTGCCGGTGCGCGAAGCGACCCAGGAGAACCTGATGGCCCTCATGACCAAGGAGAGGGAGTCGGCGGCATGA
- the mmsB gene encoding multiple monosaccharide ABC transporter permease, which translates to MTRTAPPEEKAPEGATTSVALHTGTSNIRELLTRNLRQSGIYVAFVAIIALFAILTDGVSLSPINITNIVLQYSYILVLAIGMVIVIIAGHIDLSVGSVVALTGAISAVLVIQQGMPWWVGILAALAAGVVIGAWHGFWVAYVGIPAFIVTLAGMLLFRGLTQQVLGNISLSPFPAEYQQVATGFINGLLGGPGYDVFTLLIGVIAVAGYAVSGFRTRLARITYQQPVESFPLFVARVVLVGAVVMYFAWQLANARGLPVVLIILGVLVLAYGVVTRRSVFGRQVYAIGGNLSAATLSGVKVRAVNFWIFVNMGVLSAVAGIIFSSRSNGAQPGAGNMFELDAIAAAFIGGAAVTGGVGTVVGAVVGGLIMAVMSNGMQLMGIEQPIQSVVKGIVLLLAVAFDIYNKRRAGSSR; encoded by the coding sequence ATGACCAGGACCGCACCCCCCGAGGAGAAGGCGCCCGAGGGCGCCACCACGTCGGTCGCGCTGCACACCGGCACCAGCAACATCCGCGAGCTGCTCACGCGCAACCTGCGGCAGAGCGGCATCTACGTCGCCTTCGTAGCGATCATCGCCCTGTTCGCGATCCTCACCGACGGCGTCTCGCTCAGCCCGATCAACATCACGAACATCGTCCTGCAGTACTCCTACATCCTCGTGTTGGCGATCGGCATGGTCATCGTGATCATCGCCGGGCACATCGACCTGTCGGTCGGGTCGGTGGTCGCGCTCACCGGTGCGATCTCGGCGGTGCTGGTCATCCAGCAGGGAATGCCGTGGTGGGTCGGGATCCTCGCCGCACTGGCCGCCGGGGTGGTGATCGGCGCATGGCACGGGTTCTGGGTCGCCTACGTCGGGATCCCGGCGTTCATCGTGACGCTCGCCGGCATGCTGCTGTTCCGCGGCCTCACCCAGCAGGTGCTGGGCAACATCTCGCTCTCCCCGTTCCCGGCGGAGTACCAGCAGGTGGCGACCGGGTTCATCAACGGTCTCCTCGGCGGCCCGGGCTACGACGTCTTCACGCTGCTCATCGGCGTGATCGCGGTGGCGGGCTACGCGGTGAGCGGCTTCCGCACCCGCCTGGCCCGCATCACCTACCAGCAGCCGGTCGAGTCGTTCCCGCTGTTCGTGGCGCGGGTCGTGCTGGTCGGCGCGGTCGTCATGTACTTCGCATGGCAGCTCGCCAACGCCCGCGGCCTGCCCGTCGTGCTGATCATCCTCGGCGTCCTGGTGCTCGCCTACGGCGTCGTCACGCGGCGCTCGGTCTTCGGGCGGCAGGTCTACGCCATCGGCGGCAACCTGTCGGCCGCGACGCTCTCCGGTGTGAAGGTCCGGGCGGTCAACTTCTGGATCTTCGTCAACATGGGCGTCCTGTCCGCCGTGGCGGGGATCATCTTCTCGTCCCGCTCCAACGGGGCCCAGCCGGGCGCCGGCAACATGTTCGAGCTCGACGCGATCGCGGCGGCGTTCATCGGCGGCGCGGCCGTGACCGGCGGCGTCGGCACCGTCGTCGGCGCCGTGGTCGGCGGCCTGATCATGGCGGTCATGAGCAACGGCATGCAGCTCATGGGCATCGAGCAGCCGATCCAGTCCGTGGTCAAGGGCATCGTGCTGCTGCTCGCGGTCGCCTTCGACATCTACAACAAGCGGCGGGCGGGCTCGTCACGCTGA